The Primulina huaijiensis isolate GDHJ02 chromosome 18, ASM1229523v2, whole genome shotgun sequence DNA window TGTGATATGATTGCAGGTGCATGCTCGAATGTGTTTGGAACTCCTTAAACTCGTCATCATGGTTTCTAAGATAATTCCAGAAATTGAGGCAGCTCGTCCACGTTGCACATCAGGAATAGAGGCGCTTTGCTTGTTAAATAACGGTATTATTAAAGCCAAGTCTCTGCTTCAACACTGCAGTGAGTCCAGTGCACTCTATCTGGTATATACAATATATTGGTCCAAATTTAACTATATTAAAACTTTTCTAACATGATTGAAATTAATCTACAGATTCTGATAGTTGTTAAAAACTTGTTGTAATGGGTGACAAGTATTTTTTTTCTGTTGTGTAAATATACAGGCACTTACTGGAGATGCTATAATATCCAGATGTAAAAAATCAAGGAACTTATTGGAGCAGAGTCTTGATCAAGTTCAGAATATGGTTCCAGTAGTGCTGGCAGCAAAGGTCAGCAATCAAGATCCCTGTTAGCAAATAAATCTTCCGAGAACAATTTTCCAAAACTTTGAGTCATTTTTCTCCTGCCACTCATTGGTTATGTGGGCATCTTAGACTTCTTAGTCAGTTCATTGTTGTTCATTCTAGGTATTCTGAAACTCCCTTTAAACGTTTGTGATCACTGTTCAAACCTTGAACTATACATAATGATAATGATAACAACAACAAAGAGCATGTCATTACATGCATGGAATAATGGCAAGACCTCTTGGATGATCATTCTAGGAAATTCTAGAGGGGTgtgatttttgtaaaaaatgaaTGGCATTTTTatacaaggaaaaaaaaagcAGTCACAATGTGCCTGATCATCAGGCACATTTTATACCTCATCTTCTAACTACTACAGTATTTGACAATTATATTCTCTTTTGATGTTCTTGTGCTTCTTTGTTTCATGCATTCTTTTCTCTTCTCAAACTAATACAAATCTCTTACTTTTTCCTTCTCTctggaaaagaaaggaaaagctGGGAAAATACTTGATATCATTTCGGgacaagaaaaaagaaaatctgGTTGGGGGAAATTTACCTTCGAGGAAATCTCTCTAAACAGATTCCTTTTTATCTTATAGGTTTCATtcagttttattattttatctagtGTTACTCCCACTGTTAACATGCTCCATTTTTCCCACCGTCAACAAGGTTGAAAATTCAACCATGATCCTCTTTTTTCTTGTGAGAccagaaaattttaaacttgtGACATGATTTACCAAATGTTACTATCAGATTGCTGGAATTATTTCTGATCTGAAGAGTGGAACTTTTTGTTTGGATCCACCTGAAGAGGAGGCTGGGAAATTATTGCGGGATTTGCTTCATGAGTATGGTTCAACAGCTGATCCCATAGAGAAAGTCACACTTTCTGCTATTCAAACTGTTTCTTCCCTACTTCATCTTACATCCCAAAAAGCTTTATTGACTGAGAAAAGATCCATTAGAAAGCTTGTTGATAAATTTGGTGAAAGTGAACCGACTAAGAGGAAGATCTTGTTGTTCTTTCTGAATCTTCTGAACAAATACGGGAAACTTGTCATTACGGGGGTAAAAAAGAATAGCTCAGCTGTAACTGAAGACTTTTCATCTAGGGGCCCGTATGATTTTCCTGGAGAAGTTGAGCTTCATATGAATTATAGGTTCGATGAATCTCAAATTAAAATGTTAAGTAGGCCGGTTCCACCAGAGGAATTCATATGCCCTTTAACATCGAGGTTAATGTATGATCCGGTTGTCATTGCTTCTGGGCAAACATTTGAAAGGATGTGGATACAGAAGTGGCTCGATGAAGGTAATGACACTTGCCCGAAGACCAAAGTGAAGCTGGCTCACTTGTCATTTACTTCAAATTCGGGTATGAAAGATCTGATCTTGAAATGGTGTGCCATGCATGATGTGTCAATTCCTGACCCAAAAATGCAGGATTCATTGGTAAAATCTTGGGAAACATCTTCCAATTCCATTTCTAGCTTGAGTGATTCAATGAATGACCTAAATATTCCCCTAGATTTCAGATTTTTGCCACTTACATCCAGTCATGGTTCAGATCCCATAAATTCTAAAATCAGTGATGGTGCAAAATCCTCTCATGAAATGGATGTGGAATATTTTGCTAAATTTAGTTCACTTCCCTGGGAGTCTCGGTGCAATGCGGTGGAAGGTTTCAAAAGAATGTTGGAAAAGAATGATTCATCTTGGTCTGTTGTGCCACCAGAAAAGTTCATTCAACTACTTCTTAGATTTTTGCAGGATGCTTGTGATTTTGCTGACGCAAATGCTCAGATGTCTGGATGTCTATTATTGCTAGAATTGGTGCAGAAAGACAggtatttatatatatcatcTTGGAGATGACTCTAATCTACTATCTTCTTTAGTAATTCTGGAAAACAATAATTGTAGTGAACTGGAAACAAAATTATGTAAAATGTTATACCATTTGTTCTAGTTACTTCTTTCCAACTCTTGAACACGGTACTAGCAAAACCTTTCTATTGGCACATAAAATCAAAATGGtttattatatgtataattcataTTGCCTGCTAAGGCTGAATTAAAAAACTGTAGAAATATTATGAAGTAGAGACTGTGCGACAAATAACGGGATTTATTGCTTTTTGACCATGATAACATGCATTCACAACATAATACCCAGATTGCTAAAACTCTTTTAATCGTCGTCTTTTTATATAAATGATGTTTGTATAACTTTGATAGGAATTTCCTAATGGAAAAAGGATAAGAAAGATATATAATAatcaattttgataatattaacTTTTATCCTAGAATATGTAATTGATTTCTCCCAATAATTTTATCCTTTGCTTATCTGTTTTGTCTTGCTAATTACAGAAACAGCAGTGTATACATGACAGAAGACGCTTTAGTTATTCTGGCGTCATACATTGATACGAAGGTTGCTAAACACTCTCTCTTCATATTGGAGGTGCTATCCTCACGCCAAAACTGCGGTTACAAATTTGCAGCATCTGGTGCACTACTTGGAATCGTCAATATACTCGATCGCCAGATTCTAGAATTACTGGAACCAGCCTTAAAAATATTGAGTAACTTGTCGTTGAGTGATGGTCTTGCTTCCATCATCAGGCCTTCAGACTTTGTTTTGAAACTTATTCCATTCTTGGAGGATAATGCTCTAGCAAGATATTGTGTTACCATATTGAAAAACTTGTGTGACACTGAAGAGATTCGAGTTTCTATTGCTGAAACTGAAGGATGCATTTCTGCCATCTCAGAGCTACTCGAGAAAGACAGTGATGAAGATCAAGAGTGTGCGGTATCTATTCTTCTTTCGTTATGCTCTGAAAGTGTACTTTATTGTCAACTGGTGATGAACGAGGGTGTTATTCCTGGCCTTGTTCGAGTATCAGTCAATGGAAACAGTAAAGCTAAGGCCATGGCTCTGGAACTACTTCGAATTCTCAAAGAGGAATTCAGCACTTCTGGAGATGTTAAAGAGTCTACCGAACAGcgaaatgataaaaaaaccACTCTCTAAATCTGGGGGAATGTTTGGTAAAATCTTTTTGAAACAAATTGTTTTTTcttcgaagaaaaaaaattgaaacccGTGGGCTAAAACCATTTAGCTGTTCATGTAGCTATTTAGTTTCATCTGATATAGTTAGCATATGAGTGTTAGTTGCAGGAAGTGATACTTTAGTTTTGCTCCTTCGAAAACTGAACTTGGTGATTTTTATTGAAGAttagttatatatatgtatagaaGTGTATAGTGTGCATTATTCGGGGAAGAAAAGATTATGTTATAGTTTTCTTTTATTCCCTTCTTATATAATCAATGTAAATTCTTTTGAGGCACTCTTTGTGGtcgataaaataaatttgaatggTTCAATCaacattatataataaataattaaataaatttcttatatttatcaattttttattcCAACTTATATTTGTTTGtactttttcaaatttatcaatcattttcagcaaaagaaaaattaaattttactgaTTGAGATTATTCTTAAGGAATAATATTGGAGTAAGTCATTTCTTAGATggtctcataaatttttatctgtgagacggggcaattctaccgatattcacaataaaaagtaatatttttagcataaaaagtaatactttttcataaatgacccaaataaaggATCCGacccacaaaattgatccgtgaaatCGTCTTACAAAGTTTTTGTGATAATTATTGTggcaaattaatttttttttatgttttctttATTAGTGGTCCACAAAGAATTTATCCACACAAGATTACAATCAAATCGATACCATCAAGAACTAAGGTTGAAAAAACTAGGGGACCAATTTATgtagtattcaaataataaaaagaagGAAAATCAATAAATGAACATGGTGTGTGGTGGTTGAATTGGGGTAaacaatttgttttttttattgggGTTGGACCAATGTTGATTTGAGCATTTAAGTCAGCGTGGTAGGATCCTTCTTCATGATTAAGCAAATAAAGGAGTAAGGCTATGTTTGAaactatgattttttttttttatcggagGATTTAATCTCTGTCTTACAAGGTAACATCCTCGTTTGCCTAACTAAAACCGATCTCCAAACATAGGCATCATCCCGATATGTGCATGTATGTCCAATTTTTGGGCTAAATGGGATGTATAGTTCAATTATGTGAACTACTTATTTATGCGTTGGCTGGCCATGACCAAATTAAATGTATTATCCACTAGTATGTGAACAATTTTTCAACCGAGGAAGGAGCAAACGTTATCCAAtgcaatatatttcaaatattcaaGAAAGCGAAATCCTTGAATTAGCTCCATCTCTCCTTATCCCTTTTTGCATCCATCACATGTTTCCTATTGTCAACAACAAATATTtagtaattttataattataatattttgcagggaaaattatatttttggaaccaaaaattgcatatttcattttttcccACGAACCACATATGTGACATCGAACGAGTCAACAATGTTCGTCGCCACGTCAGTATTTTCGGTGTCATATAAACACTTcgatgaaaaataagtaaattcGGAAAAAATTGGGATAATGGACTAAGAATTTACTATATTGGAATATAGTTCGATTGCTTCTCTGAATTTGTAGGCTTAGTCTAAAATCAAATGCTCTCAAAGACAACATACCATGTGGAATTGGGCAAATCCCTTTTGTATTTTTTGGCAACAGTAGATGTCTGTATCTTGACTTGATGTTGAATACCACccccatgttttttttttggagtagtgtatttatttttatattcctACTGGAAAGTGGATAATTGAATAGAAAATTTGTCCTACAATGAAATGATGGTACACAAAGACATAATATGTTGCCACTCACTATACCTTTGTGACAATGATGGGGAGTAATGATGGTCGTTTTTCTCcttttaaaatcaaaaaattatttttttttaaagaaaatagaagataaaatttatacttattttattaatggtgaagatattttttttttctcctcaaaatattcttttatgttaagattagaaatttaatgtaattaggatgaaataatattttttccatcataattataatcataatcataacCATAAACTAAAGACGCAATCAAATGTACAAAATGTTATATTAAAAATTGTCTATCGAGTAGCTGGAATAGCTCAGTTGGTTAGAGCATGTGGCTGTTAACCACAAGGTCGGAGGTTCAAGCCCTCCTTCTAGCGAGGCTGCTTTTTGATTTTTATCAAGAGACGATTTACCAAATCACCCTTCCTCGGACAATTTTACATGGCGGCGCGTGGGACACTGGGCTCCACTCTCCACCCCTTTCCGCTCCCATATCATTTTATCAACATTTTACTCTTCTCCACCTTTCATCTTTATATATCCTTCCTTATATCTCCCATCATCATAGCCGAACATCACATTTCCCCAAATTCCCCCGCCAAatcttgaatttccctgttGATCATGGACATAAGTGTGCTCGATAGACAAAAGGTCATACTACAACGCCTTCGTTCTTGTAAAAATCAAGAAGATCTTCTTCATGCTGGAGTTAATCTGCACTCTGTATTCGATCATCACCAAGAAATACTATCCAACGGCTGGCATCCCATCAAGGCCGCGCATCAATCATCCAGTGTTACGATTTGTTTTTCTGCTGTTTCGAGCTCTAAAAACTCGTCCATGGCAAGTGTTACCATCCCGAAAGCTCACAGCCAATGTAACAGTAGCTTGGTGGACAGGGGAGGCAGTGTTTCCTGTTCTGTTACGAAGAGAAAAGCAGCAGAGGTTTGGCTTGAATTTCAGCTCTTTTCCATGAAAAAATAGGATCTTTTTTcattatggattttttttttacagagtTTCATTATGGTTTTTgggttttcaaattattatctttttaatttCAGTTTAGTCTAGAACATGAATGCAAGGACAAAGGACTTGTTGCAGAGGAAGCGGGAGACGAGAAATCAGAGGTTACTGCAAAAACCGAGCGGGAAATTTCAACAAACACTTGTTCAAAGGAAGGTTCCAAGGTTTCTGAGGCACCAAAGACCGATTATATTCATGTCCGGGCACGGCGTGGACAGGCCACCGATAGCCACAGTTTAGCAGAAAGAGTACGATTCTTTTCCTTTCATTTGCCATAAAAAAGAACAATTCAAGGACCACATGGAAATTTAGCAGGATGTTTTTAGCTTTCTTGATTTTCTAAGACGATTTGTCTGTTGGTTTTTGTAGGCGAGACGGGAAAAAATCAGTAAGAAGATGAAGTGTTTGCAAGATTTAGTCCCCAGTTGCAATGAAGTTACTGGCAAGGCCGGAATTCTTGATGAAATCATCAACTACGTTCAGTCTTTACAAAAACAAGTTGAGGTACCAGCTGTTTCGTTTTCTTGGTTTGAAATTAGCATTTTATAGAATCGCTTGTGTTTTACTACCATTTATGTTGCAATCTGCAGGTTCTTTCAATGAAACTTGCTGTTTCAAACCCCCGTCTTGACTTTAGCTTTGACGATTTCTTCACGAAAGAGGTAACTCCCTTGAGTTTCACCATATCCAATGAGTATGAATTTTTTAGAGAAGTGATTTTAAAATCAGTATGAGAGACTTGAAGTCACACTTCGCAAAATCTTGGTGTCCAAAACCTGATATAATCAATTTTTATGACTCTGTTTTTCAAAGTACGTGGTTGTACTTTAGATATTAATGTTGGGCGTATATTAATCATCATTTTCCAACTTACACATGTGTGGATGTGTTCAAACATAAAACTACTACTGTCAACACCTGACATGAgctcaattttttgaaaaatagaatACAATTTTAGTTGGTCGGTTCCCGACTTAAACGCTAGCGTATGGGACTAACTTTGTGATCAAATTTTGGATTCAAGGTTCCTGCATACGTCACCAAAACACCACAAACACCTGCAGCAATAGAATTTGAAGCCACCAATTCGGGGTGTTTCCAGTATAATCCAACGCAACAAGGGACCTCAAATCGTGGGACTGATGTGATATCGAATGAATCTCAAATGACAACTCAAAATGCAGGATCCTCTAGTGTGCCTGCCCCTGAAGTTTTTCTTGATTCCACTTCAATACCTGTAATTTCCTGGATCTCATTTCTTCTTTCTTACCATGTGTCAACTCATTTATTCCTCCTTGGCCTTCTCTATAAGTGACTCATTGATCTTTTGCAGCAATTTCTGCAGTTATCGGGTTGGGACTCCGATTTCTCG harbors:
- the LOC140964466 gene encoding U-box domain-containing protein 5-like isoform X2, with the protein product MVPVVLAAKIAGIISDLKSGTFCLDPPEEEAGKLLRDLLHEYGSTADPIEKVTLSAIQTVSSLLHLTSQKALLTEKRSIRKLVDKFGESEPTKRKILLFFLNLLNKYGKLVITGVKKNSSAVTEDFSSRGPYDFPGEVELHMNYRFDESQIKMLSRPVPPEEFICPLTSRLMYDPVVIASGQTFERMWIQKWLDEGNDTCPKTKVKLAHLSFTSNSGMKDLILKWCAMHDVSIPDPKMQDSLVKSWETSSNSISSLSDSMNDLNIPLDFRFLPLTSSHGSDPINSKISDGAKSSHEMDVEYFAKFSSLPWESRCNAVEGFKRMLEKNDSSWSVVPPEKFIQLLLRFLQDACDFADANAQMSGCLLLLELVQKDRNSSVYMTEDALVILASYIDTKVAKHSLFILEVLSSRQNCGYKFAASGALLGIVNILDRQILELLEPALKILSNLSLSDGLASIIRPSDFVLKLIPFLEDNALARYCVTILKNLCDTEEIRVSIAETEGCISAISELLEKDSDEDQECAVSILLSLCSESVLYCQLVMNEGVIPGLVRVSVNGNSKAKAMALELLRILKEEFSTSGDVKESTEQRNDKKTTL
- the LOC140964466 gene encoding U-box domain-containing protein 5-like isoform X1 — its product is MGNDTEDILEGLPNTWNIKVHARMCLELLKLVIMVSKIIPEIEAARPRCTSGIEALCLLNNGIIKAKSLLQHCSESSALYLALTGDAIISRCKKSRNLLEQSLDQVQNMVPVVLAAKIAGIISDLKSGTFCLDPPEEEAGKLLRDLLHEYGSTADPIEKVTLSAIQTVSSLLHLTSQKALLTEKRSIRKLVDKFGESEPTKRKILLFFLNLLNKYGKLVITGVKKNSSAVTEDFSSRGPYDFPGEVELHMNYRFDESQIKMLSRPVPPEEFICPLTSRLMYDPVVIASGQTFERMWIQKWLDEGNDTCPKTKVKLAHLSFTSNSGMKDLILKWCAMHDVSIPDPKMQDSLVKSWETSSNSISSLSDSMNDLNIPLDFRFLPLTSSHGSDPINSKISDGAKSSHEMDVEYFAKFSSLPWESRCNAVEGFKRMLEKNDSSWSVVPPEKFIQLLLRFLQDACDFADANAQMSGCLLLLELVQKDRNSSVYMTEDALVILASYIDTKVAKHSLFILEVLSSRQNCGYKFAASGALLGIVNILDRQILELLEPALKILSNLSLSDGLASIIRPSDFVLKLIPFLEDNALARYCVTILKNLCDTEEIRVSIAETEGCISAISELLEKDSDEDQECAVSILLSLCSESVLYCQLVMNEGVIPGLVRVSVNGNSKAKAMALELLRILKEEFSTSGDVKESTEQRNDKKTTL
- the LOC140964538 gene encoding uncharacterized protein isoform X1, translating into MDISVLDRQKVILQRLRSCKNQEDLLHAGVNLHSVFDHHQEILSNGWHPIKAAHQSSSVTICFSAVSSSKNSSMASVTIPKAHSQCNSSLVDRGGSVSCSVTKRKAAEFSLEHECKDKGLVAEEAGDEKSEVTAKTEREISTNTCSKEGSKVSEAPKTDYIHVRARRGQATDSHSLAERARREKISKKMKCLQDLVPSCNEVTGKAGILDEIINYVQSLQKQVEVLSMKLAVSNPRLDFSFDDFFTKEVPAYVTKTPQTPAAIEFEATNSGCFQYNPTQQGTSNRGTDVISNESQMTTQNAGSSSVPAPEVFLDSTSIPVISWISFLLSYHVSTHLFLLGLLYK
- the LOC140964538 gene encoding basic helix-loop-helix protein 79-like isoform X2, with the translated sequence MDISVLDRQKVILQRLRSCKNQEDLLHAGVNLHSVFDHHQEILSNGWHPIKAAHQSSSVTICFSAVSSSKNSSMASVTIPKAHSQCNSSLVDRGGSVSCSVTKRKAAEFSLEHECKDKGLVAEEAGDEKSEVTAKTEREISTNTCSKEGSKVSEAPKTDYIHVRARRGQATDSHSLAERARREKISKKMKCLQDLVPSCNEVTGKAGILDEIINYVQSLQKQVEVLSMKLAVSNPRLDFSFDDFFTKEVPAYVTKTPQTPAAIEFEATNSGCFQYNPTQQGTSNRGTDVISNESQMTTQNAGSSSVPAPEVFLDSTSIPQFLQLSGWDSDFSNMFNTGFHY
- the LOC140964538 gene encoding basic helix-loop-helix protein 79-like isoform X3 codes for the protein MDISVLDRQKVILQRLRSCKNQEDLLHAGVNLHSVFDHHQEILSNGWHPIKAAHQSSSVTICFSAVSSSKNSSMASVTIPKAHSQCNSSLVDRGGSVSCSVTKRKAAEFSLEHECKDKGLVAEEAGDEKSEVTAKTEREISTNTCSKEGSKVSEAPKTDYIHVRARRGQATDSHSLAERARREKISKKMKCLQDLVPSCNEVTGKAGILDEIINYVQSLQKQVEVLSMKLAVSNPRLDFSFDDFFTKEVPAYVTKTPQTPAAIEFEATNSGCFQYNPTQQGTSNRGTDVISNESQMTTQNAGSSSVPAPEVFLDSTSIPLSGWDSDFSNMFNTGFHY